The following coding sequences are from one Humulus lupulus chromosome X, drHumLupu1.1, whole genome shotgun sequence window:
- the LOC133803971 gene encoding uncharacterized protein LOC133803971 isoform X1: MSFYDDDDDDFQIPLTRTTPTPKNLALSQKPLKASSFTPRPWKKPKQLTKTSLAPKQLNNATSSSSSSFRFGNQENKDFESSDVVGCSLDSIPSSFDFTSPKVSDEVFVNGVEKEELLNKIGGFSSNSIESKLIKSRVGCGLGNVGSIDEEDTEGDLDVLLNLRSALEDGDSINGGDSPHHSEIVDDGYGVFVLCPLCGVDISDLSEEQRHIHTNACLDKEDAQAQDAVLPHHGGEPRDDAEAQNQVNLPGENDEPPVPRKCADVSAVVEWLRGLGLAKYEDVFVREEIDWDTLQWLTEEDLFSIGITTLGPRKKIVHALSQLRKGSGRASEEHTSTTFHVPGEPEKSTNGVEMPIDVSEHVTDSASKIAANKLITDYFPGTSIDRKKVCNISKDQSMVVKRSSGSGSKQVMGKKNVRKGKLKNPPSWCCVPGTPFQVDAFKYLRGDCSHWFLTHFHMDHYQGLTKSFCHGKIYCSLITATLVNMKIGIPWDRLQVLPLNQKINIVGIDVTCVDANHCPGAIILLFEPPNGKAVLHTGDFRFSEDKDMMALLRTRPIHTLILDTTYCNPQYDFPKQETVIQFVIDAIQAETFNPKTLFLIGSYTIGKERLFLEVARVLRKKIYIPAAKLRILKCLGLPKEDMQWFTQNEKESQIHVVPMWTIASFKRLKYVANQYTGRFSLIVAFSPTGWTFGKGKKKSPGRKWQQGTTIRYEVPYSEHSSFSELREFVKIVSPVNIIPSVNNDGPDSANAMVSLLVS; this comes from the exons ATGTCTTTCTACGACGACGACGATGATGATTTCCAGATTCCTCTAACCCGAACAACCCCAACTCCCAAAAATCTCGCTCTCTCACAGAAACCCCTCAAAGCCTCAAGCTTTACTCCCCGGCCATGGAAGAAACCGAAGCAATTGACCAAAACCAGCCTTGCCCCCAAGCAATTGAACAATGCAACCTCTTCTTCTTCGTCTTCGTTTCGTTTCGGGAATCAGGAGAACAAGGATTTTGAATCGTCGGATGTTGTGGGTTGTAGCTTGGATTCGATACCGTCTAGTTTTGATTTTACAAGCCCTAAGGTCAGCGACGAGGTTTTCGTTAATGGCGTTGAGAAAGAGGAATTGTTGAATAAAATTGGGGGGTTTTCTAGCAATTCGATAGAGTCTAAGTTGATTAAGTCGCGGGTAGGTTGTGGATTGGGTAATGTTGGGTCCATTGATGAGGAAGACACTGAGGGGGATCTTGATGTTTTGCTCAATTTACGGTCTGCACTCGAAGATGGAGATAGTATCAATGGCGGTGATTCTCCTCATCATTCGGAGATAGTCGATGATGGGTATGGAGTTTTTGTGCTGTGTCCTCTGTGTGGGGTTGACATTTCGGATTTGAGTGAAGAACAAAGGCATATCCATACCAATGCGTGTCTTGACAAAGAAGATGCTCAAGCTCAAGAT GCTGTTCTTCCTCATCATGGAGGGGAGCCTCGAGACGATGCCGAAGCTCAAAAT CAGGTTAATCTTCCTGGTGAGAATGATGAGCCTCCAGTGCCTAGGAAATGTGCTGATGTTTCTGCTGTTGTGGAGTGGCTGCGTGGTCTGGGTTTAGCGAAATACGAAGATGTTTTTGTCCGAGAAGAGATTGATTGGGATACCCTGCAATGGCTGACTGAAGAG GATCTTTTTAGCATAGGCATCACAACACTTGGTCCCAGGAAGAAGATTGTGCATGCTCTCTCTCAACTTAGAAAAGGTAGTGGTCGAGCAAGTGAAGAACATACAAGTACAACATTCCATGTCCCTGGTGAACCCGAAAAGAGCACTAATGGAGTTGAGATGCCCATTGATGTCTCTGAGCATGTAACCGACAGTGCTAGTAAAATTGCTGCTAATAAGTTGATTACAGATTATTTTCCTGGAACTTCTATTGATAGGAAGAAAGTTTGCAACATCTCCAAAGACCAGAGCATGGTAGTAAAGAGATCCTCGGGTTCTGGTAGTAAACAAGTTATGGGGAAGAAAAATGTCAGGAAGGGAAAACTCAAGAATCCTCCTTCGTGGTGTTGTGTTCCAGGAACCCCATTTCAAGTG GATGCTTTTAAATATCTCAGAGGGGATTGTTCACATTGGTTTCTCACTCACTTCCATATGGATC ATTATCAAGGTCTAACGAAGTCCTTCTGTCATGGGAAGATCTATTGCTCTTTAATTACAGCTACCCTTGTAAATATGAAGATTGGGATCCCATGGGACAGATTACAAGTTTTACCCCTCAACCAAAAGATCAATATTGTCGGTATTGATGTGACCTGTGTGGATGCAAACCACTGCCCGGGTGCCATAATATTACTTTTTGAACCACCCAACGGTAAG GCTGTTTTACACACTGGTGACTTTCGCTTTAGTGAGGACAAAGACATGATGGCTCTTTTACGGACACGTCCTATTCATACACTCATACTCGACACAACTTACTGCAATCCTCAG TATGACTTTCCAAAGCAGGAAACGGTAATACAATTTGTCATTGATGCCATTCAAGCTGAAACCTTCAACCCCAAAACCCTTTTTCTGATTGGTAGCTACACAATTG GAAAGGAGCGACTGTTCTTGGAGGTTGCTCGTGTGCTACGTAAAAAGATTTACATCCCTGCAGCTAAGCTACGTATTTTAAAATGTCTGGGGCTACCTAAAGAAGATATGCAGTGGTTTACACAAAACGAAAAAGAAAGCCAGATTCATGTTGTTCCTATGTGGACAATTGCTAGCTTTAAAAGACTTAAGTATGTTGCCAATCAGTATACG GGTAGATTCAGTCTTATAGTTGCTTTCTCTCCAACTGGCTGGACATTCGGTAAAGGAAAGAAGAAATCTCCAGGGAGAAAGTGGCAGCAAGGAACGACTATAAG GTATGAAGTGCCATACAGTGAGCATAGCAGCTTCTCTGAACTCAGAGAGTTTGTAAAGATTGTATCTCCGGTGAACATAATACCTAGCGTGAATAATGATGGGCCTGATTCTGCCAATGCCATGGTTTCCCTTTTAGTCTCTTAA
- the LOC133803971 gene encoding uncharacterized protein LOC133803971 isoform X2 yields the protein MSFYDDDDDDFQIPLTRTTPTPKNLALSQKPLKASSFTPRPWKKPKQLTKTSLAPKQLNNATSSSSSSFRFGNQENKDFESSDVVGCSLDSIPSSFDFTSPKVSDEVFVNGVEKEELLNKIGGFSSNSIESKLIKSRVGCGLGNVGSIDEEDTEGDLDVLLNLRSALEDGDSINGGDSPHHSEIVDDGYGVFVLCPLCGVDISDLSEEQRHIHTNACLDKEDAQAQDAVLPHHGGEPRDDAEAQNVNLPGENDEPPVPRKCADVSAVVEWLRGLGLAKYEDVFVREEIDWDTLQWLTEEDLFSIGITTLGPRKKIVHALSQLRKGSGRASEEHTSTTFHVPGEPEKSTNGVEMPIDVSEHVTDSASKIAANKLITDYFPGTSIDRKKVCNISKDQSMVVKRSSGSGSKQVMGKKNVRKGKLKNPPSWCCVPGTPFQVDAFKYLRGDCSHWFLTHFHMDHYQGLTKSFCHGKIYCSLITATLVNMKIGIPWDRLQVLPLNQKINIVGIDVTCVDANHCPGAIILLFEPPNGKAVLHTGDFRFSEDKDMMALLRTRPIHTLILDTTYCNPQYDFPKQETVIQFVIDAIQAETFNPKTLFLIGSYTIGKERLFLEVARVLRKKIYIPAAKLRILKCLGLPKEDMQWFTQNEKESQIHVVPMWTIASFKRLKYVANQYTGRFSLIVAFSPTGWTFGKGKKKSPGRKWQQGTTIRYEVPYSEHSSFSELREFVKIVSPVNIIPSVNNDGPDSANAMVSLLVS from the exons ATGTCTTTCTACGACGACGACGATGATGATTTCCAGATTCCTCTAACCCGAACAACCCCAACTCCCAAAAATCTCGCTCTCTCACAGAAACCCCTCAAAGCCTCAAGCTTTACTCCCCGGCCATGGAAGAAACCGAAGCAATTGACCAAAACCAGCCTTGCCCCCAAGCAATTGAACAATGCAACCTCTTCTTCTTCGTCTTCGTTTCGTTTCGGGAATCAGGAGAACAAGGATTTTGAATCGTCGGATGTTGTGGGTTGTAGCTTGGATTCGATACCGTCTAGTTTTGATTTTACAAGCCCTAAGGTCAGCGACGAGGTTTTCGTTAATGGCGTTGAGAAAGAGGAATTGTTGAATAAAATTGGGGGGTTTTCTAGCAATTCGATAGAGTCTAAGTTGATTAAGTCGCGGGTAGGTTGTGGATTGGGTAATGTTGGGTCCATTGATGAGGAAGACACTGAGGGGGATCTTGATGTTTTGCTCAATTTACGGTCTGCACTCGAAGATGGAGATAGTATCAATGGCGGTGATTCTCCTCATCATTCGGAGATAGTCGATGATGGGTATGGAGTTTTTGTGCTGTGTCCTCTGTGTGGGGTTGACATTTCGGATTTGAGTGAAGAACAAAGGCATATCCATACCAATGCGTGTCTTGACAAAGAAGATGCTCAAGCTCAAGAT GCTGTTCTTCCTCATCATGGAGGGGAGCCTCGAGACGATGCCGAAGCTCAAAAT GTTAATCTTCCTGGTGAGAATGATGAGCCTCCAGTGCCTAGGAAATGTGCTGATGTTTCTGCTGTTGTGGAGTGGCTGCGTGGTCTGGGTTTAGCGAAATACGAAGATGTTTTTGTCCGAGAAGAGATTGATTGGGATACCCTGCAATGGCTGACTGAAGAG GATCTTTTTAGCATAGGCATCACAACACTTGGTCCCAGGAAGAAGATTGTGCATGCTCTCTCTCAACTTAGAAAAGGTAGTGGTCGAGCAAGTGAAGAACATACAAGTACAACATTCCATGTCCCTGGTGAACCCGAAAAGAGCACTAATGGAGTTGAGATGCCCATTGATGTCTCTGAGCATGTAACCGACAGTGCTAGTAAAATTGCTGCTAATAAGTTGATTACAGATTATTTTCCTGGAACTTCTATTGATAGGAAGAAAGTTTGCAACATCTCCAAAGACCAGAGCATGGTAGTAAAGAGATCCTCGGGTTCTGGTAGTAAACAAGTTATGGGGAAGAAAAATGTCAGGAAGGGAAAACTCAAGAATCCTCCTTCGTGGTGTTGTGTTCCAGGAACCCCATTTCAAGTG GATGCTTTTAAATATCTCAGAGGGGATTGTTCACATTGGTTTCTCACTCACTTCCATATGGATC ATTATCAAGGTCTAACGAAGTCCTTCTGTCATGGGAAGATCTATTGCTCTTTAATTACAGCTACCCTTGTAAATATGAAGATTGGGATCCCATGGGACAGATTACAAGTTTTACCCCTCAACCAAAAGATCAATATTGTCGGTATTGATGTGACCTGTGTGGATGCAAACCACTGCCCGGGTGCCATAATATTACTTTTTGAACCACCCAACGGTAAG GCTGTTTTACACACTGGTGACTTTCGCTTTAGTGAGGACAAAGACATGATGGCTCTTTTACGGACACGTCCTATTCATACACTCATACTCGACACAACTTACTGCAATCCTCAG TATGACTTTCCAAAGCAGGAAACGGTAATACAATTTGTCATTGATGCCATTCAAGCTGAAACCTTCAACCCCAAAACCCTTTTTCTGATTGGTAGCTACACAATTG GAAAGGAGCGACTGTTCTTGGAGGTTGCTCGTGTGCTACGTAAAAAGATTTACATCCCTGCAGCTAAGCTACGTATTTTAAAATGTCTGGGGCTACCTAAAGAAGATATGCAGTGGTTTACACAAAACGAAAAAGAAAGCCAGATTCATGTTGTTCCTATGTGGACAATTGCTAGCTTTAAAAGACTTAAGTATGTTGCCAATCAGTATACG GGTAGATTCAGTCTTATAGTTGCTTTCTCTCCAACTGGCTGGACATTCGGTAAAGGAAAGAAGAAATCTCCAGGGAGAAAGTGGCAGCAAGGAACGACTATAAG GTATGAAGTGCCATACAGTGAGCATAGCAGCTTCTCTGAACTCAGAGAGTTTGTAAAGATTGTATCTCCGGTGAACATAATACCTAGCGTGAATAATGATGGGCCTGATTCTGCCAATGCCATGGTTTCCCTTTTAGTCTCTTAA
- the LOC133803972 gene encoding protein WHAT'S THIS FACTOR 1 homolog, chloroplastic — translation MQLYRVSHDGFSRISMIRRNWLEESLFGWYSHNQSRFMTTSKRVQDRSKTKRVHDLEIVTEKWKIAFKALLLMEVLKQEPEMVIPVRSLQQYRRQINLPKPHKVSDFIRKSPKLFELYKDRKGVLWCGMTKRAEDLVEEEERLIKEHEDKAAEHVTRLLMMSVDKRIALDKISHFRRDFGLPVDFRTKWVHKYPQNFKLVSSDGVQFLELVDWNPAWAITELEKKVMGITELTDHTPGVLSLPFPLKFPPDYKKVYRYGGKIAHFQKRSYLSPYADARGLEAGSPEFDKRAIAVMHELLSFTIEKRLVTTDHLTHFRREFVMPQKLMRLLLKHFGIFYVSERGKRFSVFLTEAYEGSELKEKGPLVLWKEKVQSFTGYRGKRKNFECFDGESDMEEKEEDHGSIKSDSENESSCLELEEDECASDLEEGLVADNEMEIEEVCNAYKEDV, via the coding sequence ATGCAACTTTACAGGGTTTCCCATGATGGGTTTTCCCGGATATCTATGATAAGAAGAAACTGGCTCGAAGAATCTTTGTTCGGGTGGTATTCACACAACCAGAGCCGATTCATGACCACCAGTAAACGGGTCCAAGATCGAAGCAAGACCAAGagagttcatgatctcgaaataGTGACAGAGAAGTGGAAGATAGCTTTCAAGGCTTTGTTATTAATGGAGGTTCTGAAGCAGGAGCCTGAAATGGTGATCCCAGTAAGGTCTCTGCAACAGTACCGGAGGCAGATTAATCTTCCAAAGCCTCATAAGGTCTCTGATTTTATTCGAAAATCGCCTAAACTTTTTGAGCTGTACAAGGACCGAAAAGGGGTTTTGTGGTGTGGGATGACGAAAAGAGCAGAGGATTTGGTTGAAGAGGAGGAGAGACTGATCAAGGAACATGAAGATAAGGCTGCTGAGCATGTCACTCGACTACTAATGATGTCAGTTGATAAACGCATTGCATTGGATAAGATTTCCCATTTCAGGAGAGATTTTGGCTTGCCTGTTGATTTTCGAACAAAGTGGGTTCACAAGTATCCTCAAAACTTCAAGCTGGTTAGCAGTGATGGGGTTCAGTTTTTGGAGCTTGTTGATTGGAATCCTGCTTGGGCAATAACAGAGTTGGAGAAGAAGGTAATGGGGATTACTGAGCTCACTGATCATACCCCGGGAGTGCTTTCGCTTCCCTTTCCATTGAAGTTTCCACCTGACTACAAGAAAGTTTATAGATATGGAGGAAAGATAGCACATTTTCAGAAGAGGTCTTACTTGTCTCCATATGCCGATGCCAGAGGACTTGAGGCTGGTTCACCTGAGTTTGACAAGAGGGCGATTGCGGTTATGCACGAGCTGCTTAGCTTCACCATTGAGAAGAGATTGGTTACTACTGATCATCTTACACATTTTCGAAGAGAGTTTGTTATGCCTCAGAAGCTGATGAGACTTCTTTTGAAGCACTTTGGGATTTTCTATGTTTCGGAGAGAGGGAAGAGGTTTAGTGTGTTCTTGACTGAAGCTTATGAAGGTTCTGAGTTGAAGGAGAAAGGTCCTTTGGTTCTGTGGAAGGAGAAAGTCCAGAGCTTCACTGGTTACAGAGGAAAGAGGAAGAACTTCGAATGTTTTGATGGCGAATCGGACAtggaagagaaagaagaagatcATGGCTCGATCAAGAGTGATTCTGAAAATGAGAGCAGTTGTTTAGAACTTGAGGAAGATGAATGTGCTAGTGATTTAGAGGAGGGTTTAGTAGCTGATAATGAAATGGAGATTGAAGAGGTTTGCAATGCGTACAAGGAGGATGTATGA